A window from Telopea speciosissima isolate NSW1024214 ecotype Mountain lineage chromosome 8, Tspe_v1, whole genome shotgun sequence encodes these proteins:
- the LOC122672442 gene encoding uncharacterized mitochondrial protein AtMg00820-like: MNNVAGVIADPQPSLPPDSISAQAQNHLLAVPLTRTHPMQLRSNPRPSTRYPLPSAHLIEGPIEVEPTCFTEADKHDKWRTAMETEFNALLKNGTWSLVPPQSHQNVIGSKWVFRIKRKADGMVEHYKA; encoded by the coding sequence ATGAATAATGTTGCAGGGGTTATTGCAGATCCACAACCTTCCTTGCCTCCTGATTCAATATCTGCACAAGCCCAAAATCATTTACTTGCAGTGCCTCTCACAAGGACTCACCCAATGCAACTAAGATCCAATCCAAGGCCATCAACACGTTATCCTTTGCCATCTGCCCACTTAATAGAAGGGCCCATTGAGGTTGAACCTACTTGTTTCACAGAGGCTGACAAACATGATAAGTGGCGGACAGCTATGGAAACGGAGTTCAATGCACTGTTAAAAAATGGAACTTGGAGTTTAGTTCCACCACAGTCCCATCAGAATGTAATTGGATCTAAGTGGGTGTTTcgaataaaaagaaaagcagATGGTATGGTTGAGCACTACAAGGCCTGA